The stretch of DNA GCATAAGTTGCTGCGCATCCTCAATGCCATGATTCGAGCTGGAACTTCTTGGCAACCACCTCTGATAGCCAATGGAGCAACTCAGGCTTGACAATCAAGATAATCGCTTTTTTATAGGGCTTCCAGTGCTACTGCGGATGTGGTGGGGCGATCGTAAGAGTGAAGCCAAGAAGCGACCAAGCAAGTAGGTGCGAAAGAAGCGATCGCACAGCTTGTAACACTGTCCCCACAGTTAGTGGGGTTATTTTTTGACGGGAGCAATCGCCATCTAAATCTGCAATTTATCCCAGTTCAGCAGGAGCAAGTGGGCGGTTGGGGTTAGCCATCGCCGCTTCCCAGGCCCGTTGATGCACCTCCTCAGTAATCCAGTGATGATAAATCTTCTCATGGACATCCGTTGAGGGTCCCATCTGCTGAGCTGCCAACCCGATCGGCATGTTGAATTCAAGCGATCGGACTGCCTAACGGTGGCGCAAATTGTAAACCTGGGACACCCCACGCCGTCGAAAGTGCTGAGAAACCCGATTTCCCAAGTCTTTTCCAGAGACCTGGGGCAAGCAAATCTCAACCAAGTTAAACTGCCTCACCCATTCGGGGTAGACAGGCCACACACGCCGTCGTCCTGTCTTACCATCCCTTTGTTAGGCTCATCAACATCTGCCTCGACTCTGTCCGATCCAAGCACATCAAATGTATAGCGAAGTATAGAAAGCGTAGACTCCTTGGCATATCCTCTTCCCCAGAGTTGAGGTCGTGTGCCAAAGATTAGGCTTGGTGAACCTTGTAGTGAATGCAGCAGACCTGAAAAACCTGCTACCTGATCGCTTTGATGCTCAAAAAAGAGCCAAATTCCATAGTCATGACTAGCAAAGCTCACTACACTTGTCTCGATAAATGACTTTGTTTCCTCTACAGAGATTTGTCGGTCATCAAAGAGAAACCGTCGAACACCAGCCTCATTCCATAACTGGTGTACAGCATCTAGATCACTCATTTGGCAGGAGCGCAAACTTAACCGTTCAGTGCGAAGCAAATGCGACATTATTCCGACACCTTGCTTTATTGTTGTAAAAAAGCCAACGACTGATCGTTAACTTTGAATCACTATCTCAACCCAGAGATGAAGCGACCTAATGACCCAGTTCACCCGCGCCCGTAGGGCGTCGGGGTGCAACGATTTGTTGTGCTGCTGTTGGATGCGCTGGTGGAAATTATCTATATTGCTCCAACAACTTCACTGCATCTTTGGAGCCAAGTATCTTAGCCTCCTCTAAAGGAGTTGCATAACTGTCAATACGTGTTCTTATACTGGCATCTGCCCTATGCGCAAGCAAAATCTTCAAAGCCTCTATATCATTTCTTGCTGCGGCCATATGAAGTGGTGTCCAGTCGTTAATCCCGTGTGCATTTACATCTGCTCCTGCTAAACATAAAAGCTCAAGAACACGATGTTTGTCTGAGTTCTTCCGCTCAATAGCCGCGTGAAGTGGTGTGTATCCTTCCTCATCTCGAAAACTAAGGGAGACGTTTTGAGCCAGCATCCATTGCACGACTTCAAATGTTCCGCAATCAACAGCGTTGGTTATCCAATGTCGTTGGATGAATGAGTCTTGCCCATGCGGGAAATCATTATGCCTATCCGCGAGAAATTGCAAATGTCTTAGGTCTCCATTGATGATGGAGTTCATAGCTTCATCATGATCAACCATAATCTTCGATTTTATCAACTTGCGCGTGTATTCGCTTTGCGCAGCAGCACAGCGGGTTGCTTTAGCGGCTGCAAATAACCTTGAACTTAACACCAGTAGCTTCTAGCAGTCCGCTCCAAGCGAATTGTTAGACGGCTTTTTTCTAAGCTGCTTGCAGAACATAGAACGTATAACCATAGGAGTCGCTGAATTTTTCAAACAGTCTCATCTCTTCTTCAGTTTCATGAATAACTGATTGAGTAATTGGGGTAATTTCGATATGCTGCATCCGCTCACGAAGCGGTCCATAATAATTGACCCACCAGGCCTGACTCGGCAGTCGATGCGTTGAAAGTACGATAAAGCCAGACCGATTTGCCCGATCGATATTCTCAGCCTCAGTCCCCATCATCGGATAGGCATTTTGCCAATACGCGATCGCAGGCTCTGGCACATTATCAATAAACCAACTCATCTCAGATATAACGGCAATACCACTGTTAGCAAGAAGCGGTCGCCAGATTTTAAGACCCTGCTCAAACCCAAGATGATAAATCGCTCCCTCAGACCAAAGCAGGTCAACTGAACCCGCTAACCAATCAACTTGAGCCATATCACCCTGAATCGGCATGATTAAATGCTCAAGACCAAACTGTTTTGCACGCGCTGTCAATTCGTCGATAAAAACCGAAGAAGAATCAACTGCCATGACCGTGCTTTGGAAGTGTTGTGCAAGCAGCAATGCACCAGCACCGCTTCCACATCCGAGATCGGCAATTCGCGGCTTGAGCGGCAAAGTAGAAAGATGGCTCAAAATATGGCGCGAGAAGTCAGAGTCACCTGGCCCTTTACGATCTTGTCCACAGTGTAAATCAATCAAAGCGGCGGCGTACTCAGTTTGAGTGTCTGTACTCATATGGATTTTTTAACATCAAGAGACTCTTGCCGTCTAACGGTCCTATCACCCGCCGCAACAATTGCTTGCATAACAACCGATCACCTTAGACGGTCGGTGTGCATGGGAATTGTTCGGTGACAATGACATAGATATGATAATGCACTTGGATATGCGTGGTTATCATCAGCACACAATGGTTCCGTTCTCTAAATAGAACGTCTTCTTCTCTTCGAGTGCTTGTACAGCTACTGGAACACGCCGAGCGGAATATGGATTCAAAAGGTTGATTGCATCGCCAAGCTCAATGAAGCGATACTCCGAAAGCTCTGATGGCGGGAGTTGAATGAACCGCTGTTGATGTGCCGTGAGTATGCCACCGTAGAAGACAAACTGGATGTTCTCGCGAGGCGCGGTTTCATTTTTCTGATAGTCGATACACAAGAGCCGCTCGATCCTGACGGCGAGATTGAGCTCCTCAAGAACTTCTCGGAGCGCTGCTTGACACGGTGACTCCCATACCTCAACGATACCGCCTGGTAAAAGCCATCCGTCTCGGTAGGTCGGTTTGACCAGCAAGAGGTGACGTTGCTCGTTCAGGAGAATGACACCTGCAGCGAGTTGCTTCTTGGGAAGAGCAGATGTGGTGAGTTGTGCCATCGTCAGGTCACACGTCGTGGCTTTACACGTAACAGCAGTATCGCATAAACAAGGATTGGAGGAAGCCACCGAACGATCCCAATCACCCGCCGCAGACAACCTCAAACTCTAACAGGCAACCCCAACGGTCGGCGTGCATTGGGTTTTGTTATGCCTCCTCATCGGGAAACAAGAAAGCGTCCGATGCGTGACCGGCTTGTACCACCCTTAGTCCCTGAAAACGAACACCTACGCCGTGCTCTTCCTCCCAATTACAACCAAGTTCGATGCCGAACCGCGGCTCTCCCTTGGTACTCCTACCTCCGACATGAAGAGCGACCAATCCACACAATGTGGCTAGTTCCTCCGGTTCTGTGATCGTTGGGACCATTTGATCAGGGTCTTCATCGTCGAGGCATTCGATTACAAGGTCGCGCATCTCCCAATATTGGTCAACCAATGCCGGAAAAAGAAGTGTCCGGATTTGGGAGTCATGTTCGATGACCCATTGCACAACTGCACGGAACACGTCCGGGTCCAACTCTTTCTCTGCACAGGCATAAGTTTCGCCAGTTGAAGGGCTGGAAGAAGACACCGCCCCGTAAGGACCATCAGTGATTTGCATTCCTGCAAACGCAGGAAGCCGAATCGTCGAGAGGTGACGGTAATCATCGTCCACGTATTCGGGAAATGGGGGTGCATGCACGTTGTAGATATGCGTTACTGAGGCATAACTATTATTAGACAAAAGTTTCGGCATAACTCCTCTATTTCAGGTGCTTATGCCAAAACTTTTTGTCTGTTTTCCCCACAAAAAGTCCCTTTCCATCAGCCTATCATTG from Trichocoleus sp. FACHB-46 encodes:
- a CDS encoding GNAT family N-acetyltransferase, whose amino-acid sequence is MSHLLRTERLSLRSCQMSDLDAVHQLWNEAGVRRFLFDDRQISVEETKSFIETSVVSFASHDYGIWLFFEHQSDQVAGFSGLLHSLQGSPSLIFGTRPQLWGRGYAKESTLSILRYTFDVLGSDRVEADVDEPNKGMVRQDDGVCGLSTPNG
- a CDS encoding cyclopropane-fatty-acyl-phospholipid synthase family protein, whose product is MSTDTQTEYAAALIDLHCGQDRKGPGDSDFSRHILSHLSTLPLKPRIADLGCGSGAGALLLAQHFQSTVMAVDSSSVFIDELTARAKQFGLEHLIMPIQGDMAQVDWLAGSVDLLWSEGAIYHLGFEQGLKIWRPLLANSGIAVISEMSWFIDNVPEPAIAYWQNAYPMMGTEAENIDRANRSGFIVLSTHRLPSQAWWVNYYGPLRERMQHIEITPITQSVIHETEEEMRLFEKFSDSYGYTFYVLQAA
- a CDS encoding NUDIX hydrolase; this translates as MAQLTTSALPKKQLAAGVILLNEQRHLLLVKPTYRDGWLLPGGIVEVWESPCQAALREVLEELNLAVRIERLLCIDYQKNETAPRENIQFVFYGGILTAHQQRFIQLPPSELSEYRFIELGDAINLLNPYSARRVPVAVQALEEKKTFYLENGTIVC
- a CDS encoding ankyrin repeat domain-containing protein, producing MVDHDEAMNSIINGDLRHLQFLADRHNDFPHGQDSFIQRHWITNAVDCGTFEVVQWMLAQNVSLSFRDEEGYTPLHAAIERKNSDKHRVLELLCLAGADVNAHGINDWTPLHMAAARNDIEALKILLAHRADASIRTRIDSYATPLEEAKILGSKDAVKLLEQYR